A single genomic interval of Mauremys reevesii isolate NIE-2019 linkage group 24, ASM1616193v1, whole genome shotgun sequence harbors:
- the ZNF574 gene encoding zinc finger protein 574, whose product MAEPAEETLLYVEHRYVCSECSQLYGSLEEALLHQQSHLGPEQHYEVVGLAGEAEAGLYQALAVQESSQYQCLECGQLLLSPAELLEHQELHLKRLSQEPEAPAKLPASSQIHYECVECKALFLSQEVWLAHRQAHRAPPEPPVAEAGPAGQSQALVDLEHSYRKPEEAAAAGGDGCAVQLLLYECGECLQLFQTPKDFLEHQATHLGAAPTGELAEPPACLAEPPQAEPAGVLNGAAPAPSEPSITASDHSYELKNGPEEAAAAPRRPKRGGQEPWCAECQQPFPSAHQLQLHLQCHRQGAFQCPLCSKVLPTPLALRQHRSEHSGESRYLCLDCGLAFDTEAVLLAHRRGHSPNPLHRCACGKAFLNMTKFLYHRRSHGPLPPPPPEPPLPAPPEPPPAPPAPKKPDDVVPLAIIYSVENAEANGPSFRCLMCSKVFSKHLQLVRHQRFVHKLERRHKCQTCGKMFKKKSHVRNHLLTHTGERPFHCKECGKSFNSQANLLRHRLTHTGERPYRCEICQKAFTQSSTLQQHLFVHSRHYPYKCQECGINFHRPYRLLMHRYHHTGEYPYKCQECGRSFLLRRLLDVHQLSHAGREPQVCAGCGAAFVTALQLREHKCGKVSRRFECPTCGKKVSSAARLRAHELLHDGGAAASLEEEAPAPPPPPPPPRRPACPKSFECADCKKLFSTETSLQVHRRIHTGERPYPCPDCGKAFRQSTHLKDHRRLHTGEKPFKCEECGKAFTIAVRLAEHRRIHTGERPYHCADCGKAYRSFSNLWKHRKLHQQQRLQNEQEALAEAAAAAAMAAAAAPDYGNTLTIMETIEIYPAVATEPEGAPGGRLENVQLGGV is encoded by the coding sequence ATGGCGGAGCCGGCGGAGGAGACGCTGCTCTACGTGGAGCATCGCTACGTGTGCTCGGAGTGCAGCCAGCTCTACGGCTCCCTGGAGGAGGCGCTGCTGCACCAGCAGAGCCACCTGGGCCCGGAGCAGCACTACGAGGTGGTGGGGCTGGCGGGCGAGGCCGAGGCCGGGCTGTACCAGGCGCTGGCCGTGCAGGAGAGCAGCCAGTACCAGTGCCTGGAGTgcgggcagctgctgctctccccggCCGAGCTGCTGGAGCACCAGGAGCTGCACCTCAAGCGCCTGAGCCAGGAGCCGGAGGCGCCCGCCAAGCTGCCGGCCTCCAGCCAGATCCACTACGAGTGCGTGGAGTGCAAGGCCCTGTTCCTCAGCCAGGAGGTGTGGCTGGCTCACCGGCAGGCCCACCGCGCCCCCCCGGAACCCCCCGTCGCCGAGGCAGGACCCGCCGGCCAGAGCCAGGCGCTGGTGGACCTGGAGCACTCCTACCGCAAGCCGGAGGAGGCGGCAGCGGCAGGGGGGGACGGCTGCGCGGTGCAGCTGCTGCTCTATGAATGCGGCGAGTGCTTGCAGCTCTTCCAGACGCCCAAGGACTTCCTGGAGCACCAGGCCACGCACCTGGGCGCTGCGCCCAccggggagctggcagagccgCCCGCCTGCCTGGCGGAGCCCCCGCAAGCGGAGCCGGCGGGCGTGCTGAACGGAGCCGCACCCGCCCCCTCGGAGCCCAGCATCACCGCCAGCGACCACAGCTACGAGCTGAAGAATGGGCCTGAGGAGGCGGCGGCCGCGCCGCGCCGGCCCAAGCGGGGCGGCCAGGAGCCCTGGTGCGCCGAGTGCCAGCAGCCCTTCCCCTCGGCACACCAGCTCCAGCTGCACCTGCAGTGCCACCGGCAGGGCGCCTTCCAGTGCCCGCTCTGCAGCAAGGTGCTGCCCACCCCGCTGGCCCTGCGGCAGCACCGGAGCGAGCACAGCGGCGAGTCGCGCTACCTGTGCTTGGACTGCGGCCTGGCCTTCGACACCGAGGCCGTGCTGCTGGCCCACCGGCGCGGCcactcccccaaccccctgcaccgcTGCGCCTGCGGCAAGGCCTTCCTCAACATGACCAAGTTCCTGTACCACCGCCGCTCCCacggccccctgcccccgcccccgccggagccgcccctgcccgccccgccggagcccccgcccgccccgccggcGCCCAAGAAGCCAGACGACGTTGTGCCGCTGGCCATCATCTACTCGGTGGAGAACGCGGAGGCCAACGGGCCCAGCTTCCGCTGCCTGATGTGCAGCAAGGTCTTCTCCAAGCACCTGCAGCTGGTGCGGCACCAGCGCTTCGTGCACAAGCTGGAGCGGCGCCACAAGTGCCAGACCTGCGGCAAAATGTTCAAGAAGAAGTCGCACGTCCGCAACCACCTGCTGACCCACACGGGCGAGCGCCCCTTCCACTGCAAGGAGTGCGGCAAGAGCTTCAACTCCCAGGCCAACCTGCTGCGCCACCGGCTGACCCACACGGGCGAGCGCCCCTACCGCTGCGAGATCTGCCAGAAGGCCTTCACCCAGTCCTccaccctgcagcagcacctcttCGTGCACAGCCGCCACTACCCCTACAAGTGCCAGGAGTGCGGCATCAACTTCCACCGGCCCTACCGCCTGCTCATGCACCGCTACCACCACACGGGCGAGTACCCCTACAAGTGCCAGGAGTGCGGGCGCTCCTTCCTGCTCCGGCGCCTGCTGGACGTGCACCAGCTGAGCCACGCCGGGCGGGAGCCCCAGGTCTGCGCCGGCTGCGGCGCTGCCTTTGTCACGGCCCTGCAGCTCCGCGAGCACAAGTGCGGCAAGGTGAGCCGCCGCTTCGAGTGCCCCACCTGCGGGAAGAAGGTCAGCTcggccgcccggctccgcgcCCACGAGCTGCTCCACGACGGGGGGGCCGCGGCCTCCCTGGAGGAGGAGGCCCctgccccgccgccgccgccccccccgccccgccgccccgccTGCCCCAAGAGCTTCGAATGCGCCGACTGCAAGAAGCTGTTCAGCACTGAGACCTCGCTGCAGGTTCACCGGCgcatccacaccggggagcggccctacCCCTGCCCGGACTGCGGCAAGGCCTTCCGCCAGTCCACCCACCTCAAGGACCACCGGCGGCTGCACACCGGCGAGAAGCCCTTCAAATGCGAGGAGTGCGGCAAGGCCTTCACCATCGCCGTGCGGCTGGCCGAGCACCGGCGCATCCACACCGGCGAGCGCCCCTACCACTGCGCCGACTGCGGCAAGGCCTATCGCTCCTTCTCCAACCTGTGGAAGCACCGCAAGCTGCACCAGCAGCAGCGCCTGCAGAACGAGCAGGAGGCCCTGGCCGAAGCCGCCGCCGCGGCCGCCATGGCAGCCGCCGCTGCCCCGGACTACGGCAACACCCTGACCATCATGGAGACGATCGAGATCTACCCCGCTGTGGCCACCGAGCCCGAGGGCGCCCCGGGCGGTCGCCTGGAGAACGTTCAGCTGGGAGGGGTCTGA